A window from Leptidea sinapis chromosome 11, ilLepSina1.1, whole genome shotgun sequence encodes these proteins:
- the LOC126966688 gene encoding plexin A3 yields MWRVLLALGAACVAARASQDLVRTFSDALAETSSHFNHLVVDRNTGRVYVGAVNRIYQLSPDLEVAQKIITGPVNDSSQCTFDCPPSFVKKPTDNVNKALVIDYATSRLITCGSVLQGLCSVRNLNNISHDVREVREPVVANNVTASTVAFIAPGPPNPPMTQVMYVGVTFTGNSPYRSEVPTVSSRSLEDDRLFMIARTAVTTGTRMFVNSLSRERYPINYVYGFSSEGFSYFLTSQLRGVGSDTYYSKLVRVCHDDENYYSYTEIPMSCMGEGGGNFGYNLVQAAFVGKAGSVLAGELGITAQHDVLFAAFSQSESINNNVPSNMSALCVYSLKAIRRKFMQNIKTCFSGNGSRGLDFISPSHACIGTKLQSISEDFCGLDVNTPLGGEQPVEAVPVAVFKKRLTAVAATATGDYTVVFAGTAEGHLKKVVVESATSAFEYGDIVVDEGSPVNKDLFFDTQLMHLYVMTKRKVSKVKVQECSVYKSCLTCLGAKDPYCGWCSLENKCSLRSDCQDAAKDVLYWISYRSGRCTTITQVTPYQLQRTTSRTLDLVIENLPTLNGQFLCAFTALDRTLITNATRKHYGVNCTTPRTDTLPPIPAGQHHFTAKLSVRTTQGPDFVATNFTFFDCNTYSSCTQCVSSSFPCDWCVDGHRCTHDTAENCRNDILVTGVSRIGPSYRSGPGFCPTINSTSDGTNEILVPSGVKKAIKVKVHIIGQFIVQTRFVCQFNIEGRVTHVNAQLLADTIYCEAVEFTYTSREPNITASFAVIWGGSKPLDNPDNTHILIYRCHDMADNCGMCLALPEKFGCGWCQGSDRCEVQEQCGAPSVWLNRTQTCPNPEIHVFKPQLGPWDGGTNITIEGINLGRNISDIYTGVTIAGIKCQPIIELYVKTRRIVCTVDGPGQEVPRDGPVVVRVADYRGESKHHYTFVNPKINSIQPKYGPQSGGTKLRITGEYLNAGSNIQAFIDELPCAILSVSHEEAVCRTSHSYQLKMGTLRMRFDNGMRTLEREKFEYIEDPVVVSVESGPPLVSQRKQPKGIPSGGINIKVMGRNFHSIQFPQIYVYHDNRPYIAPCHRVDFQTHLICESPGIESAGLNLDPDRPLELEYGFNMDDVQSVQNITTKTGEAFLLYPDPVYEKFDEDVKYYKSEYLTINGQNLDRACTEHDVEVEIGESICNVTSLSRHQLTCRPPARDELPDGVDTPEVVVRVGRALTYKIGKLSYSSQAGLQAAIGKPVLFGVVASIVILILVFVVFLVMYRRKSTENIRVLKNMQEQMDILELRVAAECKEAFAELQTEMTDLTGDITGGIPFLDYRTYAMKILFPNIDDHAVLQWERPELMRKEKGLRLFGQLILNKTFLLLFIRTLESNRYFSMRDRVNVASLIMVTLQSKMEYCTDVLKTLLAELIEKCMESKSHPKLLLRRTESVAEKMLSAWFTFLLYKFLRECAGEPLYLLFRSMKGQVDKGPVDVITSEARYSLSEEKLIRQSIDFKAMTVSVSISQQTLFVSGLEAPTENVQVKVLDCDTISQVKEKCLDAIYRATPYSQRPSRDELDLEWRTGACGRLILYDEDSTTKCEGEWRKLNTLNHYRVPDGACLSLVAKQSSVYNLSNMEKNDKSHTYETLNRGKYGSASPPASPLKYEHGGGFKYWHLVRHHDGDAHKEGERGNKMVSEIYLTRLLATKGTLQKFVDDLFETIFSTAHRGSALPLAIKYMFDFLDDQALQHAISDPEVVHTWKSNSLPLRFWVNLIKNPNFVFDVHKSNTVDSCLSVIGQTFMDSCSTSDHILGKDSPSSKLLYAKDIPVYKEWVERYYADIKLMPAISDQDMNAMLAEESRLHTKEFNTNCALNELYAYAVKYNEQLMVTLEEDEFSQKQRLAYRLEQVHGLMAHDYNV; encoded by the coding sequence ATGTGGCGCGTGCTGCTGGCCCTCGGGGCGGCGTGCGTCGCCGCGCGCGCCTCGCAGGACCTCGTCCGGACCTTCTCCGATGCCCTCGCTGAGACCTCATCCCACTTCAACCATCTTGTTGTTGATCGCAACACGGGCAGGGTGTACGTCGGCGCCGTCAATCGGATATACCAGCTCTCGCCCGACCTCGAAGTGGCACAGAAGATCATCACGGGTCCCGTCAATGATTCCTCCCAGTGTACGTTTGATTGCCCCCCCAGCTTTGTTAAAAAGCCCACAGACAATGTTAATAAAGCTCTCGTTATAGATTATGCGACTAGTCGTCTCATCACGTGTGGCTCGGTACTGCAAGGACTGTGCTCTGTACGTAATCTGAACAATATTTCGCATGATGTCCGGGAAGTGCGGGAACCGGTCGTCGCTAACAATGTGACTGCTTCCACCGTAGCTTTTATCGCGCCAGGGCCTCCCAACCCACCGATGACTCAAGTTATGTATGTTGGTGTTACATTCACGGGGAACTCCCCATACCGATCCGAAGTACCGACAGTGAGCAGTCGTTCCTTGGAAGACGATAGACTTTTCATGATTGCTCGAACTGCAGTGACTACAGGAACTAGGATGTTTGTCAATTCCTTATCTCGTGAACGATACCCTATAAACTATGTTTATGGTTTTAGTTCGGAGGGATTCAGCTATTTCCTAACAAGCCAGTTGAGAGGAGTGGGTTCAGatacatattatagtaaattAGTGCGTGTATGTCATGATGACGAAAACTATTACTCCTACACAGAAATACCCATGTCTTGTATGGGAGAAGGTGGCGGTAATTTTGGATATAACCTGGTTCAAGCAGCATTCGTCGGAAAAGCAGGGTCTGTACTCGCTGGTGAACTGGGGATCACTGCCCAACATGACGTATTATTTGCAGCTTTCAGTCAGAGTGAATCTATAAACAATAACGTTCCTTCAAACATGTCAGCCCTATGTGTATATTCACTCAAAGCTATTAGACGTAAATTTatgcaaaatataaaaacttgcTTCAGTGGTAATGGATCTAGAGGCTTAGATTTTATATCACCATCACACGCTTGTATAGGCACCAAATTACAGTCAATTAGTGAAGATTTCTGTGGGCTGGACGTAAACACGCCTCTTGGTGGAGAACAACCTGTTGAAGCAGTACCTGTTGCAGTATTTAAGAAAAGACTGACTGCAGTAGCAGCTACGGCGACCGGAGACTATACTGTTGTATTTGCTGGCACCGCCGAAGGACATCTCAAGAAGGTCGTTGTTGAGAGCGCTACTTCTGCGTTCGAATATGGAGACATAGTCGTAGATGAAGGGTCACCAGTGAATAAGGATTTATTCTTCGACACACAGTTGATGCATCTATACGTAATGACGAAACGTAAGGTATCAAAAGTAAAAGTTCAAGAGTGCAGCGTATATAAGTCGTGTTTGACATGTTTGGGAGCCAAAGATCCGTATTGCGGCTGGTGTTCTTTGGAAAACAAGTGCAGCTTAAGATCGGACTGTCAAGATGCAGCTAAAGATGTATTGTATTGGATATCATACCGCAGTGGACGTTGCACAACCATTACACAGGTTACCCCATATCAGCTACAACGAACAACTTCAAGAACTTTAGATTTAGTTATAGAAAATTTACCCACTCTTAACGGACAATTTCTGTGTGCATTTACCGCTTTAGATCGTACTCTTATTACCAACGCTACTAGGAAACATTATGGTGTCAATTGTACAACACCACGGACTGATACACTTCCGCCTATTCCTGCCGGCCAGCATCATTTTACAGCTAAACTATCAGTTCGCACGACGCAAGGGCCTGATTTTGTTGCGACAAATTTTACGTTTTTTGATTGTAATACGTACAGTTCGTGCACTCAGTGCGTGAGTTCTTCCTTCCCATGCGATTGGTGCGTTGACGGTCATCGTTGTACTCACGATACGGCGGAGAATTGTAGGAATGATATCCTTGTTACAGGCGTCAGTAGAATAGGTCCTAGCTATCGCTCCGGGCCTGGTTTCTGTCCTACTATTAATTCTACCTCTGATGGTACCAATGAAATTTTGGTTCCTTCTGGCgttaaaaaagcaataaaagTGAAGGTTCATATTATTGGACAGTTTATAGTTCAAACTAGATTTGTATGCCAATTCAATATAGAGGGAAGAGTGACTCACGTGAACGCTCAACTACTTGCCGATACTATTTATTGTGAAGCAGTTGAATTCACGTACACCTCACGTGAACCCAACATAACCGCGTCATTCGCTGTTATTTGGGGCGGATCAAAACCTCTAGATAACCCAGATAATACCCATATATTGATTTACCGATGTCACGATATGGCGGATAATTGTGGTATGTGTTTAGCGCTACCTGAGAAGTTCGGTTGTGGCTGGTGTCAGGGTTCAGATAGATGTGAAGTCCAAGAGCAGTGTGGTGCACCAAGTGTGTGGCTCAATCGAACTCAAACCTGTCCGAACCCTGAAATACACGTATTTAAGCCACAACTTGGCCCCTGGGATGGTGGCACTAATATTACCATTGAAGGTATTAATCTCGGTCGTAACATATCCGATATTTATACCGGTGTAACTATAGCAGGTATTAAATGTCAGCCTATTATCGAGTTGTATGTAAAGACAAGACGTATAGTATGTACGGTGGACGGACCCGGCCAAGAAGTTCCTCGAGACGGTCCTGTAGTCGTTCGTGTGGCAGATTATCGCGGTGAATCCAAACACCACTATACTTTCGTTAATCCCAAAATAAACTCTATTCAACCGAAATACGGTCCACAATCCGGTGGCACCAAGTTGCGTATAACAGGGGAATACTTGAATGCGGGAAGTAATATACAAGCGTTCATCGATGAATTACCATGCGCTATTTTATCTGTGTCTCACGAGGAAGCTGTGTGTAGGACGAGTCACTCGTATCAACTCAAAATGGGCACACTGCGGATGCGCTTCGATAATGGAATGCGTACTTTGGAACGGGAGAAATTCGAATACATAGAGGATCCTGTTGTGGTTTCGGTCGAATCTGGTCCTCCATTAGTATCACAACGCAAACAACCCAAAGGTATTCCGTCTGGTGGTATAAACATCAAAGTGATGGGACGTAATTTCCATTCCATTCAATTTCCGCAAATATACGTCTATCATGATAATCGTCCGTATATCGCCCCGTGTCATAGAGTCGATTTTCAAACGCACCTCATTTGTGAATCGCCAGGTATAGAAAGCGCTGGACTCAATTTAGATCCTGACAGGCCATTAGAGTTAGAATACGGTTTCAATATGGACGACGTTCAGAGCGTACAAAATATCACAACAAAGACAGGTGAAGCGTTTTTACTGTACCCCGACCCTGTTTATGAGAAGTTTGATGAAGATGTAAAGTATTATAAATCTGAATATTTGACTATAAATGGGCAAAATTTGGATAGAGCGTGTACGGAACACGATGTTGAGGTGGAGATAGGCGAAAGTATATGCAATGTTACGTCGTTGTCGAGGCATCAATTGACATGCCGCCCACCAGCGCGTGACGAATTGCCAGATGGTGTAGACACTCCCGAGGTAGTGGTGAGGGTTGGCCGAGCTCTCACTTATAAAATCGGTAAATTGTCTTACTCTTCGCAAGCTGGCCTGCAGGCAGCTATAGGTAAACCAGTATTATTCGGTGTTGTAGCTAGTATTGTAATACTCATTTTAGTATTTGTCGTGTTTCTAGTTATGTATAGGCGTAAATCAACTGAAAATATTcgagtattaaaaaatatgcaaGAGCAAATGGATATATTAGAATTAAGAGTAGCAGCGGAATGCAAGGAAGCTTTCGCAGAGTTGCAGACTGAAATGACTGATTTGACGGGAGATATAACGGGAGGGATACCGTTCCTTGATTACCGTACATACgctatgaaaatattatttcctaATATAGATGATCATGCCGTTCTGCAATGGGAACGTCCTGAACTTATGCGTAAAGAGAAAGGTCTCAGACTGTTTGGAcagcttattttaaataaaacattccttttattatttattcgtaCTCTAGAAAGTAATAGATATTTTTCAATGCGCGACCGTGTCAATGTCGCTTCACTTATTATGGTAACATTACAAAGTAAGATGGAATACTGCACTGATGTTCTGAAAACGCTATTGGCAGAGCTTATAGAGAAGTGCATGGAAAGTAAAAGTCACCCTAAACTTTTGTTAAGAAGAACAGAAAGCGTAGCCGAAAAAATGTTAAGTGCTTGGTTCACCtttcttttatacaaatttcTGCGCGAATGCGCCGGTGAGCCGCTTTATCTGTTGTTCAGATCTATGAAAGGTCAGGTAGACAAAGGGCCGGTCGACGTGATTACCTCCGAGGCACGATACTCTCTAAGCGAAGAGAAACTAATTAGGCAGTCGATCGATTTCAAAGCGATGACCGTCAGTGTGTCCATTTCACAACAGACATTATTCGTTAGCGGCTTAGAGGCTCCCACAGAAAACGTGCAAGTCAAAGTTCTCGACTGTGATACGATTAGCCAAGTTAAAGAGAAATGTTTAGATGCTATTTACCGCGCTACACCGTATTCGCAAAGGCCGAGTCGTGACGAGTTAGATTTGGAATGGCGAACCGGGGCCTGCGGTCGATTAATATTGTACGACGAAGATAGTACCACTAAATGCGAAGGAGAATGGCGTAAACTAAATACACTCAATCATTACCGCGTGCCAGACGGTGCTTGCCTCAGTTTAGTTGCAAAACAGAGCTCCGTGTATAACTTGTCTAATATGGAAAAGAATGATAAGTCCCACACTTACGAAACGTTAAACAGAGGGAAATACGGCTCGGCCAGTCCACCGGCCAGCCCTCTGAAGTACGAACACGGCGGAGGCTTCAAATATTGGCACCTCGTTAGGCATCACGACGGTGACGCACACAAAGAGGGAGAGCGCGGAAATAAAATGGTATCGGAAATATATCTGACTCGCTTGCTCGCTACCAAGGGTACGCTGCAGAAGTTTGTAGATGATTTATTCGAGACTATATTTAGTACGGCGCATCGCGGCTCCGCGTTACCTCTCGCGATAAAATACATGTTCGACTTCCTCGACGATCAAGCACTCCAGCACGCTATATCCGACCCTGAAGTGGTTCACACTTGGAAGAGCAACTCGCTGCCTCTGCGTTTCTGggtcaatttaattaaaaatccgAATTTCGTTTTCGATGTCCATAAATCAAATACCGTAGATTCATGCTTATCCGTGATCGGGCAGACGTTTATGGATTCGTGTTCCACTTCGGATCACATCCTCGGCAAAGATTCGCCGTCTTCTAAGCTTTTATACGCTAAAGATATACCGGTATATAAAGAATGGGTGGAGCGGTATTATGCGGATATAAAGTTGATGCCGGCCATATCGGATCAGGACATGAACGCGATGCTAGCGGAGGAGTCGCGCCTCCACACTAAAGAGTTCAACACTAACTGCGCGTTGAACGAACTGTACGCTTACGCGGTTAAATACAACGAGCAACTGATGGTGACGTTGGAGGAGGACGAGTTCTCCCAGAAGCAGCGGCTCGCGTACCGCCTGGAGCAGGTCCACGGTCTCATGGCCCACGACTATAACGTCTGA